A DNA window from Acidimicrobiia bacterium contains the following coding sequences:
- a CDS encoding GNAT family N-acetyltransferase has product MEASRPARAADVEAVVDLAGAAVAELLRERGGPLWARREARDTLTPKSLAVLVAADDVHVVVGTIDDTVVGFAILEFEALRDGSLLGRLREIYVDPAARGVGVGEAMIRDVVVACAERGCAGIDALALPGQRATKNFFEASGFTARSLVMHRSLDGTAS; this is encoded by the coding sequence GTGGAAGCCTCCCGGCCGGCACGAGCCGCCGACGTCGAGGCCGTTGTCGATCTCGCCGGCGCCGCCGTTGCCGAACTACTACGGGAGCGGGGTGGCCCTCTCTGGGCGCGCCGGGAGGCCCGCGACACCCTCACGCCCAAGTCTCTTGCGGTGCTGGTGGCTGCCGACGACGTCCACGTCGTCGTCGGAACCATCGACGACACGGTCGTCGGCTTCGCGATCCTGGAGTTCGAGGCCCTGCGTGACGGCTCCCTGCTCGGGCGCCTCCGCGAGATCTACGTGGACCCCGCCGCCAGGGGTGTCGGTGTGGGGGAGGCGATGATCCGCGACGTCGTGGTCGCCTGCGCCGAGCGGGGATGCGCCGGCATCGACGCCCTGGCGCTCCCCGGCCAGCGTGCCACGAAGAACTTCTTCGAGGCGTCGGGCTTCACCGCACGCTCCCTCGTGATGCACCGTTCCCTCGACGGGACCGCCTCCTGA
- a CDS encoding DUF4193 family protein, translated as MTASKTSQKDADPGVDDEATDDDDLDDDFDDDLDDELDLDDDDLDDDLDDDDLDDDVLARDDEDDDEDDDEDDERLDTGDLSGEAASKRPAGGRGGDDEGMDLEEEHHPDDVEEPLDVVLRERTATPEDTDDSSGDAGPDGPRRITPRGSDEFLCSSCFLVLPRNQLADEKNQLCRDCA; from the coding sequence GACCGCCAGCAAGACGAGTCAGAAGGACGCCGACCCGGGTGTCGACGACGAGGCAACGGACGACGACGACCTCGACGACGACTTCGACGACGACCTCGACGACGAGCTCGATCTCGACGACGACGACCTCGACGACGACCTCGACGACGACGACCTCGACGACGACGTCCTGGCACGCGACGACGAAGACGATGACGAGGACGACGACGAGGACGACGAGCGCCTCGACACGGGCGACCTGAGCGGCGAAGCCGCCTCGAAACGACCGGCGGGCGGGCGTGGTGGCGACGACGAGGGAATGGACCTCGAGGAGGAACACCACCCCGACGACGTCGAGGAGCCTCTCGACGTCGTACTGCGGGAGCGCACAGCCACCCCCGAGGACACCGACGATTCGTCCGGTGACGCGGGCCCCGACGGCCCCCGCCGCATCACACCCCGGGGCTCCGACGAGTTCCTCTGCTCCTCGTGCTTCCTCGTCCTCCCGCGCAACCAGCTCGCGGACGAGAAGAACCAGCTCTGTCGCGACTGCGCGTGA
- a CDS encoding SHOCT domain-containing protein has protein sequence MSLGAEFGSGQAFLTVLWIFLFVIWFWLIISIFSDLFRDHEESGWAKFGWSMLIIILPFFGAFIYLIVRGQGMGERALAQQQAAQKQFDEYVRTTAGGGGGSVADELAKLADLKANGTISEDEYNKAKAKLL, from the coding sequence ATGAGTCTCGGTGCAGAGTTCGGTAGCGGTCAGGCGTTCCTGACCGTCCTGTGGATCTTCCTGTTCGTCATCTGGTTCTGGCTGATCATCTCGATCTTCTCGGACCTGTTCCGGGACCACGAGGAGTCGGGATGGGCGAAGTTCGGCTGGTCGATGCTGATCATCATCCTGCCGTTCTTCGGCGCCTTCATCTACCTGATCGTGCGCGGTCAGGGCATGGGGGAGCGGGCCCTGGCCCAGCAACAGGCGGCCCAGAAGCAGTTCGACGAGTACGTGCGCACGACCGCCGGTGGCGGCGGTGGCAGCGTCGCCGACGAGCTCGCCAAGCTGGCCGACCTCAAGGCCAACGGAACGATCTCCGAGGACGAGTACAACAAGGCCAAGGCCAAGCTCCTCTGA
- the lnt gene encoding apolipoprotein N-acyltransferase: MGSTTAPSPAAQETREPSQRRVWFTPVTASVLSGLLVFLSMPPVDLGWSAFVALVPLLWAWRGSGARRAAGYGFLAGCVYFALLLSWVFFFGPFAVVPLVAALAAMWALIGAAVAGLARLDVRSPWTTAAVWVLVEAFMGRIPLGGFSWGEVGYAFHGVGVVRSLASWGGVLVISFVVVAVNALLLDIGVALSRRRAVPQGAGAGRSLLRAGVGIGIVALVTVGLHVAVFEPTPTGEMSFALVQANDINRDLTDAELNARYLPRRHLAEAADLEGVSEDDVDLIVIPESGLDWDPRIDPGYPNDDLGALDDEIADVATTHDAAVLANASVEVGNDELENTNFLYDPDGTLQGTYVKQHLVPFGEYVPGRRYLDWIGALDQVPRDNVAGDEVGEFQVAGHTVGSVICFESAFGATYRETVEAGAEIVVVQTNNRSYRRSSNSEQHIAMSQMRAVETGRAVLHASVSGSSAVIAADGTIEATTPQFETTVLAGTSTTMTGETPYLRFGDWILLASVLTLLGAVGHGLFARRARP; this comes from the coding sequence ATGGGGTCGACCACGGCCCCGTCACCCGCGGCGCAGGAAACACGCGAACCGTCGCAGCGGCGCGTGTGGTTCACACCCGTCACGGCGTCGGTGCTGTCGGGGCTGCTGGTGTTCCTGTCTATGCCGCCCGTCGACCTCGGCTGGAGCGCGTTCGTGGCCCTCGTCCCCCTGCTGTGGGCCTGGCGGGGGAGCGGGGCGCGTCGAGCCGCCGGCTACGGCTTCCTGGCCGGGTGTGTCTACTTCGCGCTGCTCCTGTCGTGGGTCTTCTTCTTCGGCCCGTTCGCCGTGGTCCCCCTGGTCGCGGCCCTGGCGGCCATGTGGGCCCTCATCGGCGCCGCCGTGGCCGGCCTCGCCCGCCTCGACGTCCGCTCCCCGTGGACCACCGCCGCCGTGTGGGTCCTGGTCGAAGCCTTCATGGGAAGGATCCCTCTGGGTGGCTTCTCGTGGGGCGAGGTCGGCTACGCCTTCCACGGCGTGGGGGTGGTGCGCTCCCTCGCCTCGTGGGGCGGGGTCCTGGTCATCTCCTTCGTGGTCGTGGCCGTCAACGCGCTGCTTCTCGACATCGGCGTGGCGCTGTCGCGTCGGAGGGCGGTGCCGCAGGGTGCCGGCGCCGGGCGGTCCCTCCTACGCGCCGGAGTCGGCATCGGGATCGTGGCCCTCGTCACCGTCGGGCTCCACGTCGCCGTCTTCGAGCCGACCCCCACCGGGGAGATGTCCTTCGCTCTCGTGCAGGCCAACGACATCAACCGCGACCTGACCGACGCGGAACTGAACGCCCGCTACCTGCCGCGGCGCCACCTGGCGGAGGCGGCCGACCTCGAGGGCGTCTCCGAAGACGACGTCGACCTCATCGTGATCCCCGAGTCGGGTCTCGACTGGGATCCCCGCATCGACCCCGGCTACCCGAATGACGACCTCGGCGCCCTCGATGACGAGATCGCCGACGTCGCAACAACCCACGACGCTGCCGTGCTGGCGAACGCGTCCGTGGAGGTGGGCAACGACGAACTCGAGAACACGAACTTCCTCTACGACCCCGACGGCACCCTTCAGGGCACCTACGTGAAGCAGCATCTGGTCCCGTTCGGGGAGTACGTGCCGGGGCGCCGCTACCTCGACTGGATCGGGGCGCTCGACCAGGTGCCCCGCGACAACGTCGCCGGCGACGAGGTCGGTGAGTTCCAGGTTGCCGGCCACACGGTGGGCAGCGTCATCTGCTTCGAGTCGGCCTTCGGCGCCACCTACCGCGAGACCGTCGAGGCCGGAGCGGAGATCGTCGTGGTGCAGACCAACAACCGGTCCTACCGGCGCTCCTCGAACAGCGAGCAGCACATCGCCATGTCGCAGATGCGGGCGGTGGAGACTGGCAGGGCGGTACTGCACGCATCGGTGTCGGGCAGCAGCGCCGTGATCGCGGCCGATGGCACCATCGAGGCGACCACTCCGCAGTTCGAGACGACGGTGCTGGCGGGCACCTCGACGACGATGACCGGCGAGACCCCCTACTTGCGCTTCGGCGACTGGATCCTCCTGGCGTCGGTGCTCACCCTTCTCGGGGCAGTGGGCCACGGATTGTTCGCCCGGCGGGCACGTCCGTAG